The following coding sequences lie in one Melopsittacus undulatus isolate bMelUnd1 chromosome 9, bMelUnd1.mat.Z, whole genome shotgun sequence genomic window:
- the LOC117436706 gene encoding von Hippel-Lindau disease tumor suppressor, with amino-acid sequence MAPPVRSVGPCLRSVNTRELSEVVFNNRSPRSVLPVWVDFDGKPRHYPVLQPRTGRVMHSYRGHLWLFRDAGTNDGLLVNQQELFIAAPNVNNADITLPVFTLKERCLQVVRSLVKPVDYRKLDIVRSLYEELEDHPDVKKDLQRLSLERSEILRNGVLE; translated from the exons ATGGCGCCGCCGGTGCGGAGCGTTGGGCCCTGCCTGCGCTCCGTTAACACCCGTGAGCTCTCCGAGGTCGTCTTCAACAACCGCAGCCCCCGCTCCGTCCTCCCGGTGTGGGTGGATTTCGACGGCAAGCCTCGCCATTACCCGGTCCTGCAGCCGCGCACCGGCCGGGTCATGCACAGCTACCGGG GGCATCTCTGGCTGTTTCGGGACGCAGGGACAAACGATGGGCTCCTTGTGAACCAGCAGGAGCTGTTCATAGCAGCTCCCAACGTGAATAACGCAGACATCACGCTGCCAG TGTTCACCCTGAAAGAGCGGTGTCTCCAGGTTGTTCGTAGTCTGGTCAAACCAGTGGACTACAGGAAACTGGACATTGTTCGATCGTTATATGAAGAGCTGGAAGATCATCCTGATGTTAAGAAGGATCTTCAGCGGCTTTCTCTGGAGAGAAGTGAAATACTGAGGAATGGAGTTCTG